Proteins encoded in a region of the Candidatus Margulisiibacteriota bacterium genome:
- a CDS encoding prephenate dehydrogenase/arogenate dehydrogenase family protein gives MRIAIIGLGLIGGSLGLALKKKGEVVIVGIPRQETTIQKGLALGAIDEGTTDHVKGVKEADLVFICTPLNLIIPVLTEIAPHLKKGAIVSDVGSSKYEIVSQAEKLMPKGAYYVGGHPMAGKETFKLEAAEADLFEGRSWILTKTSKTSQRALEKVAEQVQKTGAKTIEMEPKVHDLVVAAVSHLPLALAASLVNVIGAEEQKELMSKCAASGFRDATRVASGDPILGVDMFTTNKKAVLKMIGSFKRALASLEGLIKEGNGEKIREELARAKQFRDRLFSP, from the coding sequence ATGAGAATCGCAATTATCGGTCTCGGTTTGATCGGCGGCTCCTTGGGACTGGCCCTCAAAAAAAAGGGAGAGGTCGTGATCGTCGGGATTCCCCGACAGGAAACAACCATCCAAAAGGGATTGGCGCTGGGGGCGATCGACGAAGGGACGACCGACCATGTTAAGGGGGTCAAAGAAGCCGACTTGGTCTTTATTTGCACGCCGCTCAACCTCATTATTCCGGTTTTGACCGAGATCGCGCCGCATTTGAAGAAAGGGGCGATCGTCAGCGACGTCGGCAGTTCGAAATACGAGATCGTCTCCCAGGCGGAAAAATTAATGCCCAAGGGAGCGTATTATGTCGGCGGCCACCCGATGGCCGGCAAAGAGACCTTTAAACTTGAAGCGGCCGAAGCCGATTTGTTTGAAGGTCGGAGCTGGATTCTTACCAAAACTTCCAAGACCAGCCAGCGGGCGCTGGAAAAAGTGGCCGAACAGGTCCAAAAAACCGGCGCCAAGACAATTGAGATGGAGCCAAAGGTCCACGACCTGGTTGTGGCGGCGGTCAGTCATTTGCCGCTGGCGCTCGCGGCTTCATTGGTCAACGTGATCGGCGCCGAAGAGCAAAAAGAGCTGATGAGCAAATGCGCCGCGTCCGGTTTTCGCGATGCCACGCGCGTCGCTTCGGGCGACCCGATCCTGGGGGTCGATATGTTCACGACCAATAAAAAAGCGGTCCTGAAGATGATCGGTTCTTTCAAGCGGGCGCTCGCCAGCCTGGAAGGGTTGATCAAAGAGGGGAACGGCGAAAAAATCCGCGAGGAATTGGCCAGAGCGAAACAATTTCGGGACCGACTCTTCAGCCCTTAA